Proteins co-encoded in one Marinomonas sp. IMCC 4694 genomic window:
- a CDS encoding DMT family transporter, giving the protein MSGRTVSSAIVVLVLGSFFATLCDVFIKMAGPDVAVFQLTFFRAVFMCMILLPIALFKYQRMEKSTALMGVKLHFLRGNLWVLAGVLLTISLAALPLATANAVFYTAPIFIMLLGAFFYKERLSIHVIAAALLGFIGILIILRPTEITFGMISAILFAVVLAANSLLIKKIPQEQSMMYGLCITQLFALPSAGALAWWEGAVFTPDILIFAALSSVCSISYSLACLVGYRYVASSQVTSAEYSGLIFAFLLGWWWFGETPDWAVFVGSLFVILPLLYLSHQDIRRLRKGQSLTNTRANLGAG; this is encoded by the coding sequence ATGTCAGGTCGTACCGTTAGCAGCGCTATTGTAGTGTTGGTCTTGGGCAGCTTTTTTGCCACCTTGTGTGATGTGTTTATTAAAATGGCTGGTCCCGACGTTGCCGTATTTCAGTTGACGTTTTTTCGCGCCGTTTTTATGTGCATGATCTTGCTTCCAATTGCTTTGTTTAAGTATCAACGAATGGAAAAATCAACGGCGCTGATGGGCGTTAAACTGCATTTCTTGCGTGGTAATTTATGGGTACTAGCTGGTGTGCTTTTGACGATTTCGTTGGCTGCTTTGCCGCTCGCTACCGCCAATGCAGTATTTTACACAGCGCCTATTTTCATCATGTTGCTGGGAGCTTTTTTCTACAAAGAACGCTTGAGCATTCATGTGATCGCAGCGGCGTTACTCGGCTTCATTGGTATTCTGATTATTTTACGGCCCACTGAGATCACCTTTGGCATGATCAGCGCGATTTTGTTTGCCGTGGTGTTGGCGGCAAACAGTTTGTTGATTAAAAAAATACCCCAAGAGCAGAGCATGATGTATGGCTTGTGCATCACCCAATTGTTTGCATTGCCATCGGCCGGTGCGTTGGCGTGGTGGGAAGGGGCCGTATTTACCCCAGATATTCTTATTTTTGCTGCGCTGTCATCGGTGTGTTCAATCTCGTACAGCCTAGCTTGCTTGGTCGGTTACCGTTACGTGGCATCGAGTCAGGTCACCAGTGCGGAGTATTCGGGTTTGATTTTTGCCTTTTTATTGGGTTGGTGGTGGTTCGGTGAAACTCCAGATTGGGCGGTATTTGTGGGGTCTTTGTTTGTGATCTTGCCGTTGTTGTATTTGAGCCACCAAGACATTAGACGTTTGCGTAAAGGTCAGTCATTGACCAATACGCGAGCCAATCTAGGTGCAGGTTAA
- a CDS encoding TetR/AcrR family transcriptional regulator has protein sequence MTTLKKHYHHGDLTTSLLNAAALIIKEQGVESLSMRKLADTVGVSRTAPYHHFKDKNALLCALAEAGFYEQEQRLLSLLKNSQWSTQTARNAFNEYVSSYLEYALEHSETYDLMYGRTLWKAGEPSESLKSASKHTFKTWLEWVEELQKDGVLPSDNTPLRIGQTTWASLHGLARLFIDGIYLDPSDLHQMREQMIKNLCVGD, from the coding sequence ATGACAACATTAAAAAAGCACTATCATCATGGTGATCTCACCACGTCTTTACTCAATGCGGCCGCGCTTATTATTAAAGAGCAGGGTGTTGAGAGCCTTAGCATGCGCAAGCTAGCCGACACTGTGGGCGTGTCAAGAACGGCGCCTTATCATCATTTTAAGGACAAAAACGCTCTTTTATGCGCCCTTGCCGAAGCAGGCTTTTATGAACAAGAACAACGCCTATTGTCGCTGTTGAAAAATTCTCAATGGAGTACACAAACCGCAAGAAACGCATTTAATGAGTATGTGTCGAGTTATTTGGAATACGCTTTAGAGCACAGTGAAACCTACGATTTAATGTACGGCAGAACCTTGTGGAAAGCGGGAGAGCCAAGTGAATCCCTAAAATCAGCGTCGAAACACACCTTTAAAACATGGCTAGAATGGGTAGAAGAATTACAAAAAGATGGCGTACTTCCCAGCGATAATACGCCACTAAGAATCGGTCAAACGACTTGGGCAAGCCTCCATGGTTTGGCTCGCTTATTCATTGATGGTATTTACTTGGATCCGTCAGATTTACATCAAATGCGCGAGCAAATGATCAAAAACCTGTGCGTGGGTGATTAA
- a CDS encoding NADPH-dependent 2,4-dienoyl-CoA reductase, translating to MNQSIYPHLFQPLDLGFTQLKNRVIMGSMHLGLEEAKGGFERMAVFYAERAKGGVSLIVTGGIGPNAEGGVYAGAALMVSQQDVENHRIVTDAVHAEDGKICMQILHTGRYAYNPKLVAPSALKAPINPFPPRELSEEGIQQQIDDFVRAAVLAQQAGYDGVEVMGSEGYLINQFIATRTNQRDDDWGGIYVNRIRLPLEIVRRIRDAVGERFIIIYRLSMLDLVEQGSSLDEVIELGLGIEKAGATLINTGIGWHEARVPTIATKVPRAAFTWVTAKLRQSLSVPLITSNRINMPDVAEAVLARGDADLISMARPFLADPEFVLKAEQNRADEINTCIACNQACLDHVFDHKMTSCLVNPRACHETEIIITPTHTPKRIGVIGAGPAGLAFSINAAKRGHDVTLFDAATEIGGQFNIAKRIPGKGEFYETLRYFARQIEVTGVNLRLNTRVDADLLADLAFDEVVVATGILPRPLDIDGIDHPKVLSYLDVMKGHSVGKRVAVIGAGGIGFDVSEFLIHSSSHQDPSIDEFMTQWGVDMSFASRGGVEAMAPQFAPAERDVFLLQRKKKKVGATLGKTTGWIHRTELQKKGVTMLSECNYQKIDDQGLHLLVADEARCLAVDTVVICAGQLPNRALGESLNSSVHYIGGADVASELDAKRAIKQGTLLALSI from the coding sequence ATGAATCAGTCTATATATCCACATCTTTTTCAACCGCTCGACCTTGGCTTTACACAATTAAAAAACCGCGTGATTATGGGGTCTATGCACCTTGGTTTAGAGGAAGCGAAAGGTGGCTTTGAGCGGATGGCGGTATTTTATGCTGAGCGCGCCAAGGGCGGAGTGAGTCTAATTGTGACTGGCGGCATTGGCCCTAATGCCGAGGGGGGGGTATACGCCGGAGCAGCTTTAATGGTGAGTCAGCAAGATGTTGAAAATCACCGTATCGTCACCGATGCTGTGCACGCTGAAGACGGGAAAATCTGTATGCAAATTCTCCATACCGGACGCTACGCTTATAACCCAAAATTAGTGGCGCCGTCAGCTTTAAAGGCGCCAATCAATCCTTTTCCTCCTCGTGAATTGAGTGAAGAGGGCATTCAGCAGCAAATTGACGACTTTGTACGTGCGGCCGTTTTGGCGCAGCAAGCGGGTTATGACGGCGTAGAAGTGATGGGTTCCGAAGGTTATCTGATCAACCAATTTATCGCGACGCGAACCAATCAGCGCGATGACGATTGGGGGGGGATCTACGTCAATCGTATTCGTTTGCCTTTAGAGATCGTGCGACGTATTCGCGATGCAGTGGGCGAGCGGTTTATCATTATTTATCGTTTATCCATGCTGGATTTGGTTGAGCAAGGCAGCAGTTTGGATGAAGTGATTGAGCTGGGCTTAGGAATCGAAAAAGCCGGAGCGACGCTGATTAATACCGGCATTGGTTGGCATGAGGCGCGTGTTCCAACGATTGCGACTAAGGTGCCAAGGGCCGCATTTACTTGGGTTACCGCTAAATTACGGCAGTCGTTAAGCGTACCGCTGATCACCTCGAATCGAATTAATATGCCCGACGTGGCCGAAGCGGTCTTGGCGCGTGGCGATGCCGATCTTATTTCTATGGCGCGGCCGTTTCTCGCTGATCCAGAGTTTGTGCTGAAAGCGGAGCAAAATCGCGCTGATGAAATTAACACCTGCATTGCTTGTAATCAGGCCTGTTTGGATCATGTTTTTGACCACAAAATGACCTCTTGTTTAGTGAATCCCAGAGCCTGTCATGAAACTGAGATTATTATTACGCCAACACATACGCCAAAACGCATCGGTGTCATTGGTGCGGGCCCTGCCGGATTGGCGTTTTCGATCAACGCAGCGAAACGTGGTCATGATGTGACCTTGTTTGATGCGGCGACTGAAATAGGCGGGCAATTTAACATTGCCAAACGTATTCCCGGAAAAGGTGAGTTTTACGAAACCTTGCGGTATTTTGCGCGTCAAATCGAAGTGACGGGCGTCAACCTGCGATTAAACACTCGAGTTGATGCAGATCTGCTGGCTGACTTGGCGTTTGACGAGGTGGTGGTGGCGACGGGCATTTTGCCAAGACCCTTGGATATTGACGGAATAGATCATCCAAAAGTGCTGAGTTATCTTGATGTGATGAAAGGCCATTCAGTAGGTAAACGAGTTGCTGTGATTGGTGCAGGAGGGATTGGTTTTGACGTGTCTGAATTTTTAATCCACTCGTCGTCCCATCAAGACCCATCAATTGATGAGTTTATGACACAGTGGGGGGTAGACATGAGTTTTGCTTCTCGCGGTGGTGTAGAGGCCATGGCGCCACAGTTTGCACCTGCGGAACGCGATGTATTTTTGCTGCAACGTAAAAAGAAAAAGGTCGGTGCGACACTTGGCAAAACCACCGGCTGGATTCACCGAACTGAATTGCAAAAAAAAGGTGTTACTATGTTGTCTGAGTGCAATTATCAAAAAATCGACGATCAGGGATTGCATCTTTTAGTCGCTGACGAGGCGCGCTGTTTAGCGGTCGATACGGTGGTGATTTGTGCTGGACAATTACCCAACAGAGCTCTCGGTGAAAGCCTAAACAGCTC
- a CDS encoding LysR family transcriptional regulator, with protein MLPPLKTLPIFEAVARLNSFSLAALELNVTQSAISHQIRLLENHLGESLFHRQGRRLELTKEGKYYLDSISHSLSQIEDATNRMKGQQKTQIRLAVYSSFAVYWLIPRLPDLKHLYPHLELCIEMSHSTPELSDRTADFFITVDKEKRGFQFKPFYAEELFAVCSVSFYETIKNKLGVTTDYELSEILRASPDLLAQFPLITSYSIYDRHIEDWKRWFDNMNLPLPEHIQFHRFSHLMLAYEAAKHSLGIALVNDYMMNEKNNETPLIKLPCRAYKTKEKFYLAYKEGRKNEDAIKNLEHWLTKKAILLPKG; from the coding sequence ATGCTCCCTCCTCTGAAAACGTTACCCATCTTTGAAGCCGTTGCTCGCTTAAACAGTTTTTCCCTCGCAGCCCTTGAGCTGAACGTGACTCAAAGCGCAATTTCGCACCAGATACGCCTGTTAGAAAATCATCTTGGTGAAAGCTTGTTTCATCGCCAAGGGCGGCGTTTGGAACTAACCAAGGAAGGGAAATATTATTTGGACTCCATTAGCCATTCCTTGTCACAAATTGAAGACGCTACGAACAGAATGAAAGGTCAGCAAAAAACTCAAATACGCTTGGCGGTGTACAGCTCTTTTGCCGTGTATTGGTTAATTCCAAGATTGCCTGACTTAAAGCATTTGTATCCACACTTGGAGCTGTGCATTGAAATGAGTCACAGCACGCCAGAATTATCAGATCGTACCGCGGATTTTTTTATTACTGTCGACAAGGAAAAGCGCGGTTTTCAATTCAAACCTTTTTACGCTGAAGAGTTGTTCGCTGTATGCAGTGTGTCGTTTTACGAGACTATTAAAAATAAACTAGGTGTCACCACAGACTATGAATTATCGGAGATATTAAGAGCATCACCGGATTTACTGGCTCAGTTTCCTTTGATCACTTCGTATAGTATTTATGATCGCCATATTGAAGATTGGAAACGCTGGTTTGACAACATGAACCTGCCTTTGCCAGAGCACATTCAATTTCACCGTTTCAGTCACCTTATGCTCGCTTATGAAGCCGCAAAACACTCTCTTGGGATCGCATTAGTCAACGACTATATGATGAACGAAAAGAACAACGAAACGCCGCTTATTAAGCTGCCTTGTCGTGCCTACAAAACAAAAGAAAAATTCTACCTCGCCTACAAAGAAGGCCGTAAAAATGAAGATGCTATTAAAAATCTAGAGCACTGGCTGACTAAAAAAGCGATACTTTTACCCAAAGGATGA